The following proteins are co-located in the Candidatus Methanogranum gryphiswaldense genome:
- the cobO gene encoding cob(I)yrinic acid a,c-diamide adenosyltransferase: MSNIPIEIKKELGLVHVYTGMGKGKTTASLGLAFRAAGRGLNVLMIQFLKPPENYGEHLAADHFENLTIIPMGLDHMVGRVPKAEDIRIAKETLAEARDLIYSEKYDLVILDECNVAISWGLISSKDVIDILKERPANIEIVLTGRGAPKEIIDYADLVTEMKMVKHPFDKGIKARKGIEY; encoded by the coding sequence ATGTCTAACATCCCCATCGAGATAAAAAAAGAACTCGGCCTTGTACATGTTTACACAGGTATGGGTAAAGGAAAGACCACTGCCTCCTTAGGCTTGGCCTTCAGAGCCGCTGGAAGAGGTCTAAATGTACTCATGATACAATTCCTTAAACCCCCTGAGAATTATGGTGAACATCTTGCCGCAGACCATTTTGAGAATCTGACGATAATACCAATGGGTCTGGACCATATGGTCGGAAGAGTGCCTAAGGCTGAGGACATACGGATCGCAAAAGAGACACTCGCTGAGGCAAGGGACCTCATATACTCAGAAAAGTACGACCTGGTCATATTGGACGAATGCAATGTCGCCATATCATGGGGACTGATTAGTTCCAAGGACGTGATCGATATACTCAAAGAACGTCCGGCGAATATTGAGATCGTACTGACTGGAAGAGGAGCTCCGAAGGAAATAATTGACTATGCAGACCTTGTCACAGAAATGAAGATGGTAAAACATCCGTTCGACAAAGGTATCAAGGCCAGAAAAGGCATAGAATATTGA
- the cysK gene encoding cysteine synthase A: MAIYKDITETIGETPMVRLNRIAPEGSHVYVKIERGNPGGSIKDRPVLAMLNDAEARGILKKGGVIVEPTSGNTGIALAMISAARGYKAILVMPDTMSKERVSCMAAYGAEIIFTPGIDGMQGAVKRAKEIAEERGGFILGQFDNLINQASHRVTTGREILRDLPDVNFIVAGFGTGGTATGIAMALRDAGSNATVIGVEPAESPLVTEGHAGPHRIQGIGANFIPGNLNKDLMKIVTVKSDDAVTTARDLGRKEGIFAGISSGAATFYALELAKIDKSSRIVAILPDGGEKYMSMGIYN, from the coding sequence ATGGCAATATACAAAGATATCACCGAGACAATTGGAGAGACGCCTATGGTAAGACTTAACAGGATCGCTCCTGAAGGCAGTCATGTTTATGTGAAGATAGAAAGAGGAAATCCTGGAGGCTCGATCAAGGACCGGCCGGTTCTGGCAATGCTCAACGATGCAGAGGCCAGAGGCATACTGAAAAAAGGAGGTGTTATCGTAGAACCTACATCCGGCAATACTGGCATAGCACTTGCAATGATATCTGCTGCTCGCGGATACAAAGCCATATTGGTGATGCCAGACACAATGTCGAAAGAGCGTGTTTCATGCATGGCCGCTTACGGTGCCGAGATAATTTTTACCCCCGGGATCGATGGCATGCAGGGTGCAGTAAAAAGAGCAAAAGAGATCGCTGAAGAACGCGGAGGATTCATACTCGGACAATTTGACAATCTCATTAATCAGGCATCCCACAGGGTCACAACAGGCAGAGAGATACTAAGGGATCTACCAGATGTCAACTTCATCGTCGCCGGCTTTGGAACAGGTGGTACCGCAACAGGCATTGCCATGGCACTCAGGGACGCTGGTTCGAACGCAACCGTCATAGGTGTAGAGCCTGCAGAAAGCCCATTGGTTACCGAGGGACATGCCGGACCACATAGGATCCAAGGGATAGGAGCCAATTTCATACCTGGTAACCTGAATAAGGACCTAATGAAGATCGTAACTGTGAAAAGTGATGATGCAGTAACAACGGCCAGAGACCTTGGCAGAAAAGAAGGCATCTTTGCCGGTATATCGTCAGGTGCAGCGACGTTCTACGCATTGGAACTGGCCAAGATAGACAAGAGCAGCAGGATCGTCGCAATACTCCCCGACGGTGGCGAGAAATACATGAGCATGGGAATCTACAACTGA
- a CDS encoding TatD family hydrolase produces MADIQGFADAHLHIVDVEKQGGYPDIENASLLLSCTSSFDQWEEQRKMDAADSRIFPFYGIHPWFVSTAPSDYIDLLHTFLKRDERSGVGEIGIDKTHPILDLQMEMFNAQMEVANELKRPVTIHMVGTEAETLKVIKDQRMKVPVILHSYSGPDSYIGAFSKQECYFSISPRILQKSEIRIMRLLSTIPDDRLLIETDAPIRSRNCNDMAHLIKILAGFKSMTTSELVALTKNNTMRVIG; encoded by the coding sequence ATGGCAGACATACAGGGATTTGCGGATGCACATCTACACATTGTCGATGTAGAGAAACAAGGCGGATATCCTGATATCGAAAATGCATCCCTGTTGCTGTCGTGCACATCATCCTTTGATCAATGGGAAGAACAGAGAAAGATGGACGCAGCTGATTCGAGGATATTCCCATTCTATGGTATACATCCTTGGTTCGTCTCTACAGCACCTTCCGATTATATTGATCTGCTTCACACATTCCTAAAAAGAGACGAGCGTTCAGGTGTAGGCGAGATAGGGATCGATAAGACCCACCCCATATTAGATCTGCAGATGGAAATGTTCAATGCACAGATGGAAGTGGCCAACGAACTTAAAAGGCCGGTGACCATCCATATGGTAGGCACAGAGGCAGAGACGCTAAAGGTCATAAAGGATCAAAGAATGAAGGTCCCTGTGATACTCCATTCGTATTCAGGACCTGATAGCTACATCGGAGCCTTCTCCAAACAAGAATGTTATTTCTCCATATCTCCCAGGATACTTCAGAAATCTGAGATAAGGATAATGCGTCTACTTTCTACCATACCGGATGACAGATTGCTTATAGAGACCGACGCCCCGATACGGAGCCGCAACTGCAATGATATGGCACATCTTATCAAGATACTCGCGGGGTTCAAATCCATGACGACATCCGAATTGGTTGCCCTTACTAAGAACAACACCATGAGAGTGATCGGTTGA
- a CDS encoding ThiF family adenylyltransferase encodes MNTSRSARTELIIGQDGLDRMGSARAVVAGAGAVGGYAFEALVRVGIGHIRVIDGDSIVESNLNRQILATYDTIGRPKAVLAKERALSINPTIDVDSVECLITKDTDFQELIGRPDILIDAIDTIGNKTALLRYASENNIRTFSSMGAALHMDTTAIHIATLNRTRVCPLASALRSNLRDVNTSNITCVYSEEQPVVTPTMKDERGKSVLGSLPTVPAIFGMTLANEAIKFIISK; translated from the coding sequence TTGAACACTTCCAGATCCGCGAGGACTGAACTTATCATAGGTCAAGACGGACTGGACCGTATGGGATCTGCACGTGCGGTGGTCGCAGGTGCTGGAGCTGTCGGCGGTTATGCTTTTGAGGCACTTGTACGCGTAGGAATTGGACATATTCGTGTCATTGATGGCGACAGCATTGTGGAAAGCAATCTAAACCGCCAGATACTGGCAACATATGACACGATCGGACGTCCGAAGGCCGTATTGGCCAAAGAAAGGGCATTATCCATCAATCCCACCATAGATGTAGATTCTGTCGAATGCCTGATCACAAAAGATACTGATTTTCAGGAACTGATAGGCCGTCCAGATATACTGATAGACGCAATAGATACGATAGGGAACAAAACAGCACTGCTCAGATATGCCTCTGAAAACAACATACGTACGTTCTCATCCATGGGTGCAGCTCTGCATATGGATACGACGGCGATACATATTGCCACCCTCAATAGAACACGGGTTTGTCCATTAGCATCTGCTCTTAGATCGAACTTGAGAGACGTGAACACATCCAATATAACGTGTGTGTATTCGGAAGAACAACCTGTCGTTACCCCTACAATGAAAGATGAACGCGGAAAAAGTGTTCTGGGTTCACTTCCAACTGTACCGGCGATCTTCGGAATGACTCTTGCCAACGAGGCAATAAAATTCATAATTTCAAAATGA
- the metA gene encoding homoserine O-succinyltransferase — MPIKIPDDLPAVSTLEAENIFVMTEKRAVSQDIRSLKILILNLMPTKVETEIQILRLLSNSPLQTDIFLLQMATHNSKNTSQEYLNKFYYTFDEVKDQKFDGMIITGAPVENIDFEEVDYWPELCDIMEWSKKNVFSTFHICWGAQAGLYHHYGIPKYPLNEKMSGVFEHFILNMQEPLLRGFDDVFNLPHSRHTEVHASDIYRVPRLHIVAMSEKAGVGIVVSEKCGQIFVLGHAEYDKTTLANEYDRDTGRGINPHIPDNYFPKNDVQNDPVVKWRSHATLLFTNWLNYYVYQGTPYDVNDIGKDA, encoded by the coding sequence GTGCCTATTAAGATACCTGATGACCTTCCAGCTGTATCAACTTTGGAAGCTGAGAATATCTTCGTAATGACCGAAAAACGTGCGGTCTCACAGGATATACGTTCCCTCAAAATTCTGATCCTCAATCTAATGCCTACAAAAGTAGAAACAGAGATTCAAATATTGCGTCTTCTTAGTAACAGCCCTCTGCAGACAGACATTTTCTTATTGCAGATGGCCACTCATAACTCTAAAAATACATCTCAAGAGTACCTGAACAAATTCTATTACACCTTTGATGAGGTAAAGGACCAAAAGTTCGATGGCATGATAATAACCGGAGCTCCAGTCGAAAATATAGATTTCGAAGAAGTGGATTATTGGCCAGAACTCTGTGATATAATGGAATGGTCCAAAAAGAACGTCTTCTCTACTTTCCACATATGCTGGGGTGCTCAGGCCGGACTGTATCACCATTACGGCATACCCAAATATCCACTCAATGAGAAGATGTCTGGTGTCTTCGAGCATTTCATATTAAACATGCAAGAACCCTTGCTAAGAGGCTTTGACGACGTATTCAATCTGCCACATTCCAGGCATACCGAGGTACATGCCAGTGACATCTATCGCGTACCGCGCCTTCATATCGTGGCAATGTCCGAGAAAGCAGGAGTTGGTATCGTGGTATCAGAAAAATGCGGACAAATATTTGTATTGGGTCATGCAGAATATGATAAGACCACATTAGCCAACGAATATGACCGTGATACTGGCCGCGGAATAAATCCACATATACCTGACAATTATTTCCCTAAAAATGATGTTCAGAATGATCCAGTGGTTAAATGGAGAAGCCACGCAACGCTGCTCTTCACAAACTGGCTCAACTACTACGTATATCAGGGAACACCATACGATGTTAATGACATAGGAAAGGATGCATAA
- a CDS encoding Rid family detoxifying hydrolase produces the protein MSIESISTDKAPLAAGPYSQAIKVNDMIFTAGLIPVDPKTGKIPEEIEDQTKQVMENVMAVLAACGAKNKNIVKTTIYLTDMKTFSTVNGIYSIYLEQPYPVRSCIEAKSLPKGVKIMVDAIAYIGK, from the coding sequence ATGTCTATAGAATCGATTTCAACAGATAAAGCGCCCCTGGCGGCTGGCCCTTACTCACAGGCCATAAAAGTTAACGATATGATATTTACCGCAGGTTTGATACCTGTGGACCCTAAAACGGGAAAAATACCAGAAGAAATAGAAGATCAAACGAAACAGGTCATGGAAAACGTAATGGCTGTCCTCGCGGCATGTGGCGCGAAGAACAAGAACATTGTAAAGACAACGATATACCTTACCGATATGAAGACATTCAGCACTGTGAACGGCATATATTCGATCTATCTAGAACAACCTTATCCGGTAAGATCGTGCATTGAAGCAAAAAGTCTACCTAAAGGCGTGAAGATAATGGTGGATGCTATCGCATACATCGGAAAATGA
- a CDS encoding radical SAM protein: MNPYISVVIKPTMACNLDCRHCYHRQEERVSGCISSGTLDKLFRLISEEYESAWFIWHGGEPMMLSIQFYRDVISFQNKYFGKGTHRVGNTIQTNGTFIDRKFANFCRENQINIGISFEGPYDGVLRQKGELVDKNLVYLSKKEHVFSVNSTISSETVGKQVELYRYFRDRNINLSLSPIIPSGCAADDTSLIPDADQYISESIKAFDEWLFDKDSDVPLIPHYLYLLNALGESVDSDCAHNSCLTKWLCIYPNGDVYPCAKNCPEKYRLANIADIEHINEVFMTEGFRQILLGTIARREKCKLECEFFDHCNGGCSIDACYECGIENIGGNSCRIFKGVFRHVMDVSEEILRDKPDLSQYNKYVRDAIIGKLVNPKIINI; encoded by the coding sequence ATGAACCCTTACATCTCGGTTGTAATAAAACCAACAATGGCGTGCAATCTCGATTGCAGGCATTGCTATCATAGACAGGAAGAAAGGGTTTCGGGCTGCATATCATCTGGCACATTGGACAAGTTGTTTCGTTTGATCTCTGAAGAGTATGAGTCTGCGTGGTTCATATGGCACGGAGGTGAGCCGATGATGCTCTCCATTCAATTTTATAGGGATGTCATTTCATTTCAAAACAAATATTTTGGCAAGGGCACTCACAGAGTAGGGAACACCATACAGACAAACGGTACTTTCATCGATAGAAAATTTGCTAATTTCTGTAGGGAAAATCAGATTAATATCGGCATATCCTTCGAGGGACCTTATGACGGTGTATTGAGGCAAAAAGGAGAGCTTGTAGATAAGAATCTGGTCTATCTTTCTAAGAAAGAGCACGTATTCTCTGTGAATTCTACAATATCTTCCGAGACAGTAGGAAAACAGGTCGAACTTTATAGATACTTTAGAGACAGGAACATAAACCTATCTTTGTCTCCGATCATTCCTTCCGGATGTGCAGCGGATGATACATCTTTGATACCGGATGCTGACCAATATATTTCAGAGAGTATCAAAGCATTCGATGAATGGCTTTTTGACAAGGATTCCGATGTTCCACTGATACCACATTATCTGTATCTTTTGAATGCATTGGGAGAATCGGTTGACTCAGATTGTGCACATAATTCATGTCTCACAAAATGGCTATGCATCTATCCTAACGGGGATGTCTATCCATGTGCCAAGAATTGCCCAGAGAAATATCGTCTTGCGAACATCGCGGATATAGAGCACATAAATGAAGTATTCATGACCGAAGGATTCAGACAGATCTTGTTAGGTACAATAGCCAGAAGAGAGAAATGCAAATTAGAATGCGAGTTCTTCGACCATTGTAACGGTGGGTGCAGTATAGATGCCTGTTACGAATGTGGTATCGAGAATATCGGTGGAAACTCATGTAGGATATTCAAAGGTGTCTTTAGGCATGTAATGGATGTATCAGAAGAGATACTAAGGGATAAGCCTGATCTCAGTCAGTATAATAAATACGTCCGCGACGCCATTATTGGTAAACTCGTAAATCCCAAGATAATCAATATATGA
- a CDS encoding DUF5685 family protein produces the protein MFGYTLPRYDKMSSSDLAIYQRYYCETCHQLKQEFGLVSTATVNYDMTFNTIVINSIAGDILDFEGTKRSPFCVFSDPKADSDMMRKMAAYTVLLTKWELVDDDIDKPSLRTDLISLTLGKAIAKAEKLYPEYDRTVGEGFGRLHDLEKSECTNAIKMGNVFGRALSVALSDFAGEKTNNTLEDLFTQLTTLVYVLDAIDDLDEDYIDETYNPYLTNCEMFINKKDYISKNVYYLSDTVNSIVGSMQRSYNDVKKDMRACTGVSDNIIYFGLPESAKNVLSGTSQAKASVKNVLKGHKERNASY, from the coding sequence ATGTTCGGCTATACGCTCCCTCGCTACGATAAGATGTCCTCTTCCGACCTGGCAATATACCAGAGATATTACTGTGAGACGTGCCATCAACTCAAACAGGAATTCGGACTCGTTTCTACCGCAACTGTGAACTATGATATGACATTCAACACAATTGTTATCAACTCTATCGCTGGCGACATACTGGATTTTGAAGGAACCAAAAGATCACCGTTCTGTGTATTCTCAGATCCTAAGGCCGATTCAGATATGATGAGAAAAATGGCAGCATATACCGTACTCCTGACCAAATGGGAACTTGTCGATGACGATATAGACAAACCATCTCTGAGAACGGACCTGATCTCGCTAACCCTCGGAAAGGCAATCGCTAAAGCCGAGAAACTGTATCCCGAATACGATAGGACCGTCGGAGAAGGATTTGGCAGATTGCATGACCTCGAAAAATCAGAATGCACTAATGCAATTAAAATGGGAAATGTATTCGGAAGGGCACTTTCAGTTGCTTTGAGTGATTTTGCTGGCGAAAAAACAAACAATACCCTAGAAGATCTGTTTACACAGCTAACCACATTGGTATATGTGCTTGATGCCATAGATGACCTGGATGAGGACTATATTGACGAAACTTACAATCCATATCTGACCAATTGTGAAATGTTCATTAACAAAAAGGATTACATCTCAAAGAATGTCTATTATTTATCTGATACAGTGAACAGCATCGTTGGTTCCATGCAAAGATCCTACAATGATGTAAAAAAGGACATGCGTGCCTGTACTGGAGTATCTGATAACATCATATACTTTGGTTTGCCGGAATCAGCAAAGAATGTACTATCTGGAACAAGCCAAGCGAAAGCAAGTGTGAAGAATGTGCTCAAAGGACACAAGGAACGTAATGCCTCATATTGA
- a CDS encoding chorismate mutase, producing the protein MKIRISYMGIPFSNSEEAANKFAASMEWDSIELIPMITSQGVVNSLTSGECDYGVVASSNITAGPVIETQVALKGRNDIIGVSTDIVPIHHCVFVKDKNIRIRTVSSHIQALLQTKGTLEKLYPGTTRLEVEDTAYAAKMLAGGELPDDTAVVCRKNAGEYYGLFMAHENIEDRKDNMTTFTLLKMS; encoded by the coding sequence ATGAAGATCAGGATAAGTTACATGGGAATTCCTTTTTCCAATTCCGAAGAGGCCGCCAACAAGTTCGCGGCATCCATGGAATGGGATAGCATAGAACTTATTCCCATGATAACCTCGCAAGGCGTAGTTAACTCCCTTACATCCGGTGAATGCGACTATGGTGTCGTAGCATCCAGTAATATCACCGCAGGACCGGTCATAGAGACCCAGGTAGCTTTGAAAGGGAGAAACGATATAATCGGCGTATCAACGGACATTGTTCCGATACACCACTGTGTCTTTGTAAAAGACAAAAATATCCGTATAAGAACTGTATCTTCTCATATACAGGCACTCCTTCAGACCAAGGGCACTCTAGAAAAACTATATCCTGGCACAACTAGACTTGAAGTCGAGGATACAGCCTATGCAGCAAAAATGTTAGCAGGCGGAGAGCTGCCTGACGACACTGCCGTCGTATGCAGAAAGAATGCCGGAGAATATTATGGTCTATTCATGGCTCACGAGAACATAGAGGACCGTAAGGATAACATGACCACATTCACACTTCTAAAGATGTCATGA
- a CDS encoding GNAT family N-acetyltransferase — MPIFTERLHLRRFTMADVPTCYDSWMSDQDVTEFLTWNAHSDINVTAIYIASCISEYRFGSMDWCITQKKYNMPIGSISAVQDFPNKRYCELGYCLSKDHWNKGIMTEALCAVCRWIFDNTDYLWIQARYDSENEASGRCMEKANFKKVLEFEDLCKKRNQVRHYTLGRIERRDIMTSLEV, encoded by the coding sequence ATGCCCATATTCACCGAACGTCTTCATCTGAGGCGTTTTACGATGGCGGATGTTCCAACATGTTATGATAGCTGGATGTCCGATCAGGATGTCACAGAGTTTCTAACATGGAATGCTCATTCGGACATCAATGTCACAGCGATTTATATCGCATCGTGTATCAGTGAATATCGTTTTGGTTCCATGGACTGGTGCATAACGCAAAAAAAGTATAACATGCCCATCGGCAGTATATCTGCGGTGCAGGATTTCCCAAACAAGAGATATTGTGAGCTGGGATATTGTCTTTCTAAGGATCATTGGAACAAAGGGATAATGACCGAGGCCCTATGTGCGGTATGTAGATGGATATTCGACAATACTGATTATCTTTGGATACAGGCACGTTACGATTCGGAGAATGAAGCATCAGGAAGATGTATGGAGAAAGCAAATTTCAAGAAGGTGTTGGAATTCGAAGACCTTTGCAAGAAGAGAAATCAGGTTCGTCATTATACACTTGGACGGATCGAACGTAGAGACATCATGACATCTTTAGAAGTGTGA
- a CDS encoding MFS transporter, producing MHNAYGIDRKHMLILFVVAFVSLADGMDGSIANIALPTLADEMGTDTGTISWVTVTYYMMVAGTILLFARIASNGAIRKILILGLVLFAAGSLMCGLSQTLPVLLIARVIQGTGAAMMGAAAPMICVEYLPRNKLGLGFGVITLGCSIGYATGPAIGGFIIDALSWHWTFFISVPLAIIVMPIMLIAIPKDSPTKGKHIDIKGAVILLLMTFFGIYALQRCCYEGEFLMSIIATVLFFVLLILFVFVELRKKNPILNVRVFMNRDFNYVFVAFLIINLVYMGMLYLIPFYLQINLGLSASLSGVYLLIPSIVTLIFVMPLSRKSDFMGRRLFSIISCILLLVSCLIWVFFSPLKMIIPLIIAFVLMGLTWSTCGGAMASRIVEKTENESREMGSSLMNEAVYIGCAVGTALYAMIFIFYTGSGNIDFADLPPDVFLKGFVFTLIVSAILCAIALFMSTVVKDKNDA from the coding sequence ATGCACAACGCCTATGGGATAGACAGAAAACATATGCTTATTCTGTTCGTTGTGGCATTTGTATCTTTGGCCGACGGAATGGACGGCAGCATTGCCAATATCGCCCTACCGACCTTGGCCGATGAAATGGGCACAGACACCGGAACAATTTCCTGGGTGACGGTCACATATTATATGATGGTCGCAGGAACCATACTACTTTTCGCAAGAATTGCGAGTAACGGTGCCATCAGAAAAATATTGATCCTCGGACTTGTCCTTTTCGCCGCCGGCTCACTTATGTGCGGTCTTTCTCAAACCCTACCTGTACTTCTCATTGCAAGAGTTATTCAGGGTACAGGTGCGGCCATGATGGGTGCTGCAGCACCGATGATATGCGTTGAATATCTTCCCAGGAACAAACTTGGTCTTGGATTCGGCGTCATAACCCTGGGATGTTCCATAGGGTATGCCACAGGACCCGCTATCGGAGGATTCATAATCGACGCGCTCTCGTGGCATTGGACATTCTTTATCAGCGTACCCCTTGCAATAATCGTCATGCCCATAATGCTGATCGCGATACCAAAAGACAGTCCAACAAAAGGAAAACATATTGATATCAAAGGCGCCGTGATCTTACTGCTAATGACGTTCTTCGGCATTTATGCTCTGCAGAGATGCTGTTATGAGGGCGAATTCTTGATGTCTATTATCGCAACAGTACTTTTCTTTGTACTTTTAATATTATTCGTATTCGTTGAACTTCGGAAAAAGAACCCAATACTGAACGTACGCGTGTTCATGAACAGAGACTTCAACTATGTTTTCGTGGCATTCCTCATTATCAATCTGGTGTATATGGGAATGTTATATCTCATACCCTTCTATCTGCAAATAAATCTGGGGCTTTCCGCATCCCTTAGCGGTGTGTATCTGCTCATTCCATCTATCGTGACCCTCATCTTCGTCATGCCGCTTTCAAGAAAATCAGATTTCATGGGAAGAAGGCTTTTCAGCATAATCTCATGTATCTTGCTACTAGTATCATGTTTGATCTGGGTGTTCTTCTCACCATTGAAAATGATAATACCTTTGATAATTGCGTTCGTCTTAATGGGCCTTACATGGTCCACATGCGGAGGTGCCATGGCCAGCCGTATTGTGGAAAAGACCGAGAATGAAAGCCGTGAGATGGGGTCGTCCCTTATGAACGAGGCCGTTTACATTGGGTGCGCAGTAGGTACCGCACTTTATGCGATGATATTCATATTCTACACTGGTTCAGGAAACATTGATTTCGCCGATCTTCCTCCTGACGTCTTCCTCAAAGGATTCGTATTCACATTGATCGTATCCGCGATACTATGTGCTATTGCCCTCTTCATGTCGACAGTTGTCAAAGATAAGAACGATGCTTAA
- a CDS encoding InlB B-repeat-containing protein — protein MAKKNILIAITAVVLVIVVVAITASLSNNDPKEEEVTYNGNGGLTISGESVAVSSDETVQPCMFIYNSYAFDSWNTKVDGSGTTYTEGESVDYGTVLYAQWTETYAVTGYSIDIGPLTLNFNGEIVDTSSLVIVFPDVLPTSIITLTGIPDWEYSGGIFSCVYEGNTYTLTITVIDADNVTCTLVDDIPTITIETTSNIELSLMFVISE, from the coding sequence ATGGCGAAAAAAAATATCCTCATTGCAATTACAGCAGTGGTCTTGGTCATTGTAGTGGTTGCGATCACAGCATCACTTTCAAATAATGATCCAAAAGAAGAGGAAGTAACTTACAACGGTAACGGAGGTTTGACCATAAGCGGCGAGAGTGTGGCCGTATCCTCAGATGAAACCGTTCAACCATGCATGTTTATCTACAACAGCTACGCATTTGACAGCTGGAACACAAAAGTGGATGGCAGCGGTACCACATATACAGAAGGCGAATCTGTAGACTATGGAACTGTACTCTATGCCCAATGGACCGAAACATATGCTGTTACAGGTTATTCCATTGATATTGGTCCCCTTACCCTGAATTTCAACGGTGAGATCGTGGATACAAGTTCACTTGTTATTGTGTTCCCCGATGTATTGCCTACATCTATCATCACATTGACTGGTATCCCCGATTGGGAATATTCTGGAGGTATATTTTCATGTGTATACGAAGGCAATACATATACTCTGACGATAACTGTGATCGATGCGGATAATGTGACCTGCACCCTTGTTGATGATATTCCAACAATAACAATAGAGACAACAAGCAATATCGAACTTTCACTAATGTTTGTTATATCCGAGTAA
- a CDS encoding DMT family transporter: MKDLGEDITGHLLALITILIWGTTFVSTKMLLDYFSPVEILFMRFVIGFAVLVVICPHLLKVRDKKHEMYFAAAGLCGVTLYYLLENMALSYTLASNVGVIISIAPFITAIFAHFFIKNEKFRIQFFIGFIIAVAGISLISFNGSNVLELNPLGDLLTVLAAIAWAAYSILTKKIAEFHYNMILATRRIFLYGLIFMIPELLVFGFAPDVNALMQPTNLFNILFLGIGASAICFLTWNSAVKMLGVVKTSVYIYLGPVITVITSLLVLHENITIVAIIGMILTLAGLIISRNGIIRKKKDVVDDVP, encoded by the coding sequence ATGAAAGACTTAGGAGAAGATATTACCGGCCATCTGCTAGCGTTGATCACCATCTTGATCTGGGGAACTACTTTCGTATCGACAAAGATGTTGCTAGATTATTTTTCTCCAGTAGAGATATTGTTCATGAGGTTCGTGATCGGATTTGCAGTCTTGGTCGTCATTTGTCCTCATCTGTTAAAGGTCAGAGATAAAAAACATGAGATGTATTTTGCCGCTGCAGGTCTGTGCGGCGTAACACTCTACTATCTTCTAGAAAATATGGCCTTGTCTTATACGCTTGCCTCCAATGTTGGAGTGATAATCTCGATTGCACCTTTCATAACAGCAATATTCGCACATTTCTTTATCAAAAACGAGAAATTCAGAATACAGTTCTTTATCGGTTTTATTATTGCAGTGGCTGGAATATCACTCATAAGCTTTAATGGGTCCAATGTCCTCGAATTGAATCCATTAGGCGATCTTCTAACGGTTCTGGCCGCAATAGCCTGGGCGGCATATTCTATATTGACCAAGAAGATTGCAGAATTCCATTACAACATGATATTGGCAACACGCAGGATCTTCTTATACGGACTTATATTTATGATACCCGAACTTCTCGTATTCGGATTCGCCCCTGATGTTAACGCACTAATGCAGCCTACCAATCTATTCAACATATTGTTCCTGGGAATAGGCGCATCGGCGATCTGTTTCTTGACATGGAACTCTGCGGTTAAGATGCTCGGCGTAGTAAAAACCAGTGTTTATATCTATTTGGGTCCTGTGATCACTGTGATAACGTCTCTCCTAGTATTACATGAAAATATCACCATCGTTGCAATAATAGGAATGATACTTACCCTTGCTGGACTGATAATATCAAGGAACGGGATCATAAGAAAAAAGAAGGATGTTGTTGATGATGTCCCCTGA
- a CDS encoding sulfurtransferase TusA family protein encodes MVDILDCKGLMCPMPVVQLAKKIKAIEIGQELELISDDVGSKEDIPAWCQRTGNQLIEMKESGKTYTYRIKRLR; translated from the coding sequence ATGGTCGACATTCTAGACTGCAAAGGACTTATGTGTCCTATGCCCGTCGTTCAATTGGCTAAGAAGATCAAAGCCATAGAGATAGGTCAAGAATTAGAATTGATCTCTGATGATGTCGGTTCCAAAGAAGATATTCCTGCATGGTGCCAAAGGACCGGCAATCAACTAATCGAAATGAAGGAGTCAGGTAAAACCTACACGTATCGTATAAAAAGACTCAGATGA